Sequence from the Eleutherodactylus coqui strain aEleCoq1 chromosome 13, aEleCoq1.hap1, whole genome shotgun sequence genome:
tactgcctccgtacaagaatataactactataataccgctccctatgtacaagaatataactactataatactgctccctatgtacaagaatataactactataataccgccccctatgtacaagaatataactactataatactgctccctatgtacaagaatataactactataatactgctccctatgtacaagaatataactactataatactgctccctatgtacaagaatataactactataatactgcccctatgtacaagaatataactactataatactgcctcctatgtgcaagaatataactactataatactgcccctatgtacaagaatataactactataatactgccccctatgtacaagaatataactactataatactgccccctatgtacaagaatataactactataatactgcctcctatgtacaagaatataactactataatactgccccctatgtacaagaatataactactataatactgccccctatgtacaagaatataactactataatactgccccctatgtacaagaatataactactataatactgcctcctatgcacaagaatataactactataataccgccccctatgtacaagaatataactactataatactgccccaatgtacaagaatttaactactataatactgccccctatgtacaagaatattactactataatactgccccctatgtacaagaatataactactgtgacactgctccctatgtacaagaatataactactataatactgccccctatgtacaagaatataactactataaagaaCTGTATGCTATGGTAAGAAAATCACAccaataatactgtccctatagaAGAGAATGCAAGATAGCGGTTGTACGTGTCATACCAACACTATGCAATAAATATAATGGTCGTAATAATGCTTCCTAAGGCCAGGCATTAGGGGGAATGAGGTGGTGGCATCACAGGAGGTGGCAGTACTGCTGCAGggggtgttactgcaggaggaggtggcggtactgctgcagggggtgttactgcaggaggtggcggtactgctgcagggggtgttactgcaggaggaggtggcggtactgctgcagggggtgttactgcaggaggaggtggcggtactgctgcagggggtgttactgcaggaggaggtggcggtactgctgcagggggtgttactgcaggaggaggtggcggtactgctgcagggggtgttactgcaggaggaggtggcggtactgctgcagggggtgttactgcaggaggaggtggcggtactgctgcagggggtgttactgcaggaggaggtggcggtactgctgcagggggtgttactgcaggaggaggtggcggtactgctgcagggggtgttactgcaggaggaggtggcggtactgctgcagggggtgttactgcaggaggaggtggcggtactgctgcagggggtgttactgcaggaggaggtggcggtactgctgcagggggtgttactgcaggaggaggtggcggtactgctgcagggggtgttactgcaggaggaggtggcggtactgctgcagggggtgttactgcaggaggaggtggcggtactgctgcagggggtgttactgcaggaggaggtggcggtactgctgcagggggtgttactgcaggaggaggtggcggtactgctgcagggggtgttactgcaggaggaggtggcggtactgctgcagggggtgttactgcaggaggaggtggcggtactgctgcagggggtgttactgcaggaggaggtggcggtactgctgcagggggtgttactgcaggaggtggTGGCGGTACTGCTGCAGggggtgttactgcaggaggaggtggcggtactgctgcagggggtgttactgcaggaggaggtggcggtactgctgcagggggtgttactgcaggaggaggtggcggtactgctgcagggggtgttactgcaggaggaggtggcggtactgctgcagggggtgttactgcaggaggaggtggcggtactgctgcagggggtgttactgcaggaggaggtggcGGTAGTGCTGCAGggggtgttactgcaggaggtggCGGTAGTGCTGCAGggggtgttactgcaggaggaggtggcggtactgctgcagggggtgttactgcaggaggaggtggcggtactgctgcagggggtgttactgcaggaggaggtggcggtactgctgcagggggtgttactgcaggaggaggtggcggtactgctgcagggggtgttactgcaggaggaggtggcggtactgctgcagggggtgttactgcaggaggtggCGGTAGTGCTGCAGGGGGTGAtactgcaggaggaggtggcggtactgctgcagggggtgatactgcaggaggaggtggcggtactgctgcagggggtgttactgcaggaggaggtggcggtactgctgcagggggtgttactgcaggaggaggtggcggtactgctgcagggggtgttactgcaggaggaggtggcggtactgctgcagggggtgttactgcaggaggaggtggcggtactgctgcagggggtgttactgcaggaggtggCGGTAGTGCTGCAggggtgttactgcaggaggaggcGGTAgtgctgcagggggtggaggcactGCAGGCGATTAAAGTTTTAATAAATCCTGATGAGCAAGAGGGATGCGGCAGCGCGGCTGGAGTGCAGAGGGCGAGGTCTCCCGGACGCCGCACATTATAGGGCCGACCCTCCTACCACACTTGGGGTGTCGGTCTGGGCACTAACAGTCACTCATTCTAATAAGTGCTAATTGTTTTTCCATGCAGGCTTTGTCCACACGGACAGACAGAACTCCCCAGGAAGctcccctgtgtgaatacaccctgaaTAAGATATGGGAGAGGGAGTTAACCGTTTGTTAGCTGGAGAGCGGCGTGTAGCATGGTTGAGCAGGTTCTGCCAGTAAGTCTAAGCCCGCAGCCACCCAGGTATACAATAGGTTCCTCAGGCGATTCTTCTTCGACCATCCACCTACTTCTATCCAATGTAATGTCCACTCTTAATCCAAGGCCAGTAGCGGGACCCCGGTCCGAGCAGGGTGAAGTGGAAGCGGCTTATACAGGGCGATTCAAAAGTCCAGGCCACCCAGAATACATCTGAACGAagagagatacaagtaggaaacctTACTTCAGTAAGGGGGGAGCCATCTGTAGTATGGGGGCGCTGCTGGCCACCTTGGGTCCAGCCCAAGACACTTCAGTGGAAAGAGGGTGGTGGAATCCAGGATGTAAGGGTAGAACGTCATCACACATTCATAGCTGCAGTCTGTGCCGGGGCTCACCAACCAGACAGTCCGGGCCATTACCCAGGTTGTATCCCTGGGCCTTCTGACACTTCTCATTGGCCCAATATTAGCCCCACCTACAAGGCTATTATTGATTTTACAGAAAATCCAAGTcatgcagccttaaaggggtattccatcaTGGAAATCTCATTTCAGTAGCTtcaaaaatcacaaaacaatgccTTCACCCATACAATGCTTATTTCCAAAATCCTCTGCCCTCCGACTGTTTACAGCTCAGCACCAGGGAGACCGCCCACCTCCTCTATGGTTAGAGATAGCAGAGGAAGCCGTGGCATAATCACTTCTTTATCTAAATCTGATGGCCGGACCTGAGGGGCGCGTGTGCCTCCAGCCATCGGGGGCGCGTGTGCCTGCAGCCCGGCCTCCAGCCATCGGGGGCGCGTGTGCCTGCAGCCCGGCCTCCAGCCATCGGGGGCGCGTGTGCCTGCAGCCCGGCCTCCAGCCATCGGGGGCGCGTGTGCCTGCAGCCCGGCCTCCAGCCATCGGGGGCGCGTGTGCCTGCAGCCCGGCCTCCAGCCATCGGGGGCGCGTGTGCCTGCAGCCCGGCCTCCAGCCATCGCTGTGCTCTGCCATTTCCTTCCATAGAAGAGTcggttggttgccatggcaacgagcagtaaacaacaagaggaatcaatagctgcagtGTCCGGAGAACGGAGCATTCAGGAAATAGACATCTTATGGGCGAGGGCATGGTTCTGTGACTTCTAACACACTGGATTCCCAAGATGAGAAATAAACCGAATGTGATTAATCACCCGGCCCTCGGGTAGGGGGTCTGGAAGCCCAAAACACAGTTCGAAAAGTAACCTATAAAAAAGGTGAGTAAAATAGAATACACACAAAAGAGCACAATAAAACCCAAACAATATAATTACACTTGAAATCGATGTGGACACAGACCAACCAACACTACAATCTGATTGTAGGCCAACAGCGTCATACAATCAAATCTGACAAAACTCTTAAGACGTGTGCAGTCCTTCTCTGCTGTAATCTTGGTGCGCGGCGAGGGCCGGAGGGCCGGTCACTTCTGAGCAGTCAGAAACTGATAGAAGGAAGTCGTCTACGCAGAAAGAAAATCTGGAAATGGCAAAGAAACTCGGATCACAGCACCCTGGGGTGGTAGAAGAGCCCCTCGTACGGAGCGCGCCGAGTCACCAGCGAGAAGACATGGGAAGATAAATAAGCGTAGGGATTAGAGAGGGCCCGGCTCTTAGCAGTGGAGTTTGGTCTTGGATCTAGCTCTCCGGGGGTTTTCTGTGATTTTCCTGATGTTTGATGAAGCGAGATCGCCTGGTAAAGCTTTTCCCACAGTCAGTGCATGCGAAGGGCTtcacgccggtgtgcatggacTGGTGCTTAAGGAGATTGGATTTGCGGGTGAAAAACTTGCCACATTCGGCACAAGAGAAGGGCTTCTCCCCCGTGTGCATTATCTGATGATTGAGGAGGACCGACTTCTGGGTAAAGGATTTGCCACATTCCAAGCACACGAAAGGCTTCTCTCCTTTATGAATTCTCTGGTGGATGACAACATCAGATTTCTGGGAGAAGCACTTTCCACACTCCGAACATgagaatggcttctcccctgtgtgaattctctcgtgTCGGACTAGATCAGATTTGAATTTGAAGTATTTGTCGCACTGACAGCATGAGAACGGTTTCTCGCTATTGTGGATGACCTGGTGGTCGTCAAGATCGGATTTTTTCACAAAAAACTGGCCACAATCAAAACAAGGGAAAGGATTCTCCCTGAAGTGGCTGCGCTGATGCTCCAGAAGAACGGACTTCCTTGTGAAGCATTTCCTGCATTCAGGACAGGAGAACGGCCGCTCCTCCGTGTGAACCTTCTGATGCTTGATAAGAATGGATTTCTGCGTGAAGCAGCGGCCGCACTCCGAGCACGAGAACGGCTTCTCACCGTTGTGAATCCGCTGGTGTTGGATCAGAACAGACTTCTGCGAAAAAGATTTTCCACATTCCAAACATGGAAATGGCCGCTCCCCCGTGTGGATTCTTTGGTGCCGGGCCACATCCGACTTGTGGGTGAAGCACTTACCACATATGGGACATGGGAAAGGCTTTTCTCCTTTGTGGATCTTCTGGTGTCTCATGAGGTTTATTCTTTGGCTGAAGCACTTGCCACACTCCATGCAGGGAAAGAAGTTATCCATCGGGTCGCCCGGCTTCAGGGCATCGGAACAAACATCGGCACGCTCAGAGTAATGGTGGGGGCTACTGGGGTATTCCACCTCGTTATCTTCCGTCTTAAAGTCTAGGATCTTCCCACTACTTTCTCCATCTGTTGAAGATAAAGGACATGGCAGCATGAAGAAGTTACAGATACACCTGAGCTGTAGAGACATTATATAATATCCATGACTGCCCTGAAACCAAGTCATAGATGAGAGCCTAGAATGGCCAACACAAACACGTTACAGCAGGCCTGTGAATCTATCCACCATTCTTCAGCAGGCTTCTACCAAGAGCGATCCCCAGAATCACGTTCACTACCAGGCGGTACATATTGTGCTTACGTTGTCTCTGTATTGGagcagttgacttctgggtatcctggtggctctggtcatgtgagcaGTTGATGTTGGAGGGTAGCCCTGAGTTATAAAGGTCCTTTTGTGACATTTATATCATCCATGTCTGTGTGGCTAGAGTAGATCTGGGCGTATCTGATGGCCCGGCGGTAGACGGTGAACTTTTTGACGCGTTTGGGGTGGAAGCGGTCTCATCTGAGGTTTGTCAGCCGATCAATGAGCTTACGGTACAGGCAGGTTTGTATGGAGTTGTTCTGCATGTCAGGAAAGTTAGTTTCTGTATCCGAGTAGTTCATGGTGGGGTGGAACTTACTGAATGTATGAGTTCGTGTTCAGAGTAAGTCCAGATGATTACAATGTCATCAGTGTAGCAGAAGCAGGCCGATGGTGTGATGGAACAACGCAGGAAGTCACTTTCCAGTTCTGCCATGAAAGGGTTACCTACAGGACACCACTGACCCTCAACCACAGCTTCCCTCCCTGATgccaccatcctggccactacggatgtggaatccttatatatGCCAACATCCCACACAAGGATGGTCTGAACGCCCGCCAGGCCTACCTTGGAGTCTGCTAGAACTCACTAAACTCATCCTTACACACAACTACTTCTCCTTTAGCAAAGACGTAGATCACCAACTCAGCGAGATCACAAAGAGCAGCAAAAGGGCACCAAAATacgccaaccttttcatggcaaaaccggAATGTGACTTCCTGGCATCCTGTTCCATCCAACCGTTGGCCTACTTCCGCTGCCTTGACGACATTGTAAACTCCACCCCACTAAGGGCACAGATGAGCAGTAAGGTCGGGCACAGATGAGCAGTAAGGTCGGGCTCAGGAGGCTTTAGAGGCATCAGCACATTATTAGGTCTCATTTAGGTGGCAGTCTGGTGGCCAACATCTGTAAACCAAGACCAGGAGTGAAGCGTGAAGAGAGAGACAGGACGAAGACTTCCCCTCTTCTGTGTTCGGGGCTCACCTCGGATTGTGGCTGACACACATGGATGCAAATCCCTGACCAAGCAGCGGTGTCGGAGGCGCGGCAGGCCCACGGGTGGTATCACAGCACCAGCACACGGCACATGTAAACAGTTTCACACGCCGCAGTTTTTAAAAAACTCCACTGCaggtttgttgcagattttttgagccaaagcggGAAGCAGATTGAGAGGGAAGCGTGAGGAGTTCAGACGTATCCCTCCTGCCGGATCCTTCTCACTTGGCTCAATCGAGACAACATGGGAAATTCTGCAATTTTGCGCAGTGGATTGGCTGTCGATATCCGCATCATTGTACCTAACCATCAGCGTCAGCGACACCCCAAACCTGCTGCTGAGTCTACCACTAACAATGAGGGGGCGAACCCCACATCATGTGGGTATAACCTAGGGGGTGTCCGCATGGCAGAGCAAGGCGGCAGATCTTAGCAGCAGTCAGGTGAATCGGATTTTAACCCTTAAAGGACCAAGCGCGGTTAACATACagtgcttggttctgggctttaatccccgctgatagtaaaaatacggcgcaggattaaagctgcTGCAagcaagcaggagcaggttgagtTTCCAgccgttagtcacagctgaggacacagaggagaaggaagaagtggttctcaaccccttctgccttctcctttcccaggtaCATAGCACTTAATAAGCgccatgtactaaaaagtgaaagtggaaatagAACTTCCGCTAGATGagccggtgatcacgtgactatggatgccccagctacagtgtgaTGCAGCGTGTCAATCTCTGCTGTTGATCCCAATTCAATGACTTGTGGCAGTAAGATCCACTGTGACCCCGTGGCAACATAAGGATTCCGATGTCGCCATTTCCCAGTGGAGCGTTTCTTGGTGGAAGGTCAGCGATCACCTGATACAAGGCGTCGGGCAGTAAGCAGGGCTCCCGCTAGTTTTTACTGACACACACAATAAGGTGGTTGTTGTCTTCACCTTGGCTGACATCGGTGGAGTAATCCTCGTTGTAACGCATCTCAGTGGTCACATAGTCCTCGTCGCCCTCCGTATCTTCCACTTTAACGATTACCAGGTCATCAACCTACAACACAGACACGACATGACACAAGGCTTCATGGAGCGCCTCCTTCCAACTGCTCTAGTCCAGTGACGTACCTCATCgtcgtcgtcatcatcatcatcctcctccgtCCAATCATCAGAATAAGAGAAGCTCTGACATCTCTGTGGTGTGTGACCGTTACTGGATCCATCTGTAGGAGACAGACAATACATTGGGGGCCGATACGTCTGAGAACGAGGGGGGGCCCCGG
This genomic interval carries:
- the LOC136588329 gene encoding gastrula zinc finger protein XlCGF26.1-like — protein: MEVHSPPTSPDGSSNGHTPQRCQSFSYSDDWTEEDDDDDDDDEVDDLVIVKVEDTEGDEDYVTTEMRYNEDYSTDVSQDGESSGKILDFKTEDNEVEYPSSPHHYSERADVCSDALKPGDPMDNFFPCMECGKCFSQRINLMRHQKIHKGEKPFPCPICGKCFTHKSDVARHQRIHTGERPFPCLECGKSFSQKSVLIQHQRIHNGEKPFSCSECGRCFTQKSILIKHQKVHTEERPFSCPECRKCFTRKSVLLEHQRSHFRENPFPCFDCGQFFVKKSDLDDHQVIHNSEKPFSCCQCDKYFKFKSDLVRHERIHTGEKPFSCSECGKCFSQKSDVVIHQRIHKGEKPFVCLECGKSFTQKSVLLNHQIMHTGEKPFSCAECGKFFTRKSNLLKHQSMHTGVKPFACTDCGKSFTRRSRFIKHQENHRKPPES